In Ammospiza caudacuta isolate bAmmCau1 chromosome 2, bAmmCau1.pri, whole genome shotgun sequence, a genomic segment contains:
- the APOO gene encoding MICOS complex subunit MIC26 isoform X2 has product MVIRLGATPVSLGLLSVQVYAASSEKASKKELLKIEELSLYSSPARETKYVENPKTELEEGVSRLRQVLEPYTAWCQDLYAKAVPKLEKAVEHGREGYEFLQKPPAGFYPRLGVISFAGIIGLFLARGSKIKKLVYPAALMGIGTSMYYPQEAVAIAKVAGTRLYDWSLQGYIAVEALWKDTPKKKKSGEKGDKGDAVGDKPLEVHAASNKEQIQK; this is encoded by the exons ATG GTAATCCGGCTGGGGGCCACCCCTGTCAGCCTGGGCTTGCTCTCTGTCCAGGTTTATGCTGCTTCCTCAGAGAAGGCTTCCAAGAAGGAGTTGCTGAAAATTGAGGAG CTGTCACTGTACTCCTCCCCAGCTCGTGAGACGAAATATGTGGAGAATCCCAAAACAGAATTGGAGGAGGGGGTTTCCCGTTTGCGACAGGTTTTGGAGCCATACACAGCCTGGTGTCAG gatctTTATGCCAAAGCTGTGCCCAAGTTAGAAAAAGCTGTTGAGCATGGTAGAG AGGGCTATGAATTTCTCCAGAAGCCTCCTGCTGGATTTTATCCAAGGCTTGGTGTGATAAGTTTTGCTGGAATTATTGGACTGTTTCTTGCTAGAG GttcaaaaataaagaagttGGTGTATCCTGCAGCTCTCATGGGTATTGGTACCTCCATGTATTACCCTCAGGAAGCAGTTGCTATTGCAAAG GTTGCTGGCACACGGCTGTATGACTGGAGCCTTCAAGGATATATTGCTGTAGAAGCTCTTTGGAAGGATACTCCTAAGAAGAAGAAATCAGGGGAAAAAGGTGATAAG gGTGATGCAGTGGGTGACAAGCCCCTGGAAGTCCATGCTGCTTCAAATAAAGAGCAGATCCAGAAGTAG
- the APOO gene encoding MICOS complex subunit MIC26 isoform X1, with product MFKVIRLGATPVSLGLLSVQVYAASSEKASKKELLKIEELSLYSSPARETKYVENPKTELEEGVSRLRQVLEPYTAWCQDLYAKAVPKLEKAVEHGREGYEFLQKPPAGFYPRLGVISFAGIIGLFLARGSKIKKLVYPAALMGIGTSMYYPQEAVAIAKVAGTRLYDWSLQGYIAVEALWKDTPKKKKSGEKGDKGDAVGDKPLEVHAASNKEQIQK from the exons GTAATCCGGCTGGGGGCCACCCCTGTCAGCCTGGGCTTGCTCTCTGTCCAGGTTTATGCTGCTTCCTCAGAGAAGGCTTCCAAGAAGGAGTTGCTGAAAATTGAGGAG CTGTCACTGTACTCCTCCCCAGCTCGTGAGACGAAATATGTGGAGAATCCCAAAACAGAATTGGAGGAGGGGGTTTCCCGTTTGCGACAGGTTTTGGAGCCATACACAGCCTGGTGTCAG gatctTTATGCCAAAGCTGTGCCCAAGTTAGAAAAAGCTGTTGAGCATGGTAGAG AGGGCTATGAATTTCTCCAGAAGCCTCCTGCTGGATTTTATCCAAGGCTTGGTGTGATAAGTTTTGCTGGAATTATTGGACTGTTTCTTGCTAGAG GttcaaaaataaagaagttGGTGTATCCTGCAGCTCTCATGGGTATTGGTACCTCCATGTATTACCCTCAGGAAGCAGTTGCTATTGCAAAG GTTGCTGGCACACGGCTGTATGACTGGAGCCTTCAAGGATATATTGCTGTAGAAGCTCTTTGGAAGGATACTCCTAAGAAGAAGAAATCAGGGGAAAAAGGTGATAAG gGTGATGCAGTGGGTGACAAGCCCCTGGAAGTCCATGCTGCTTCAAATAAAGAGCAGATCCAGAAGTAG